GTATATAGGTTGCGGATAGGTCCAAATGATGATAAGCCGGAAGTGAATTAATATTTCGCTCTCCGTAGTTGGCAACCGTAATTCCCTGGTACTGATATTTACCGATGGGATAGGTGGCAGCTTTCCCCGTCTGGTAAGTGAAAATGCCGCCAAAACTCCATTTTTTCGTCAGTTGATAAGCGGCGGTGAGTGAAAGGTTATGCGTTTTGTCGTAATTGGCACGATACCATTCGCCGTTGTTAATACCAGGTTCTTCTGCGTTCCTTCCCGGTGTGCGTTGCTCTGCTTTGGAAAGGGTATAAGAAAGCCAGCCTGTGAGTTTTCCGGTATTTTTCTTCAGCATCAGCTCAAGTCCGTAAGCCCTTGCCTCCCCGTTTAGCAGTACCTGTTCTATGGCTTTGTGGGCAATCAATTCAGCACCGTCAATGTAATCTGCTTTGTTTTTAGTTTTCTTGTAAAAGGCTTCTGTTTCCAAAGAGTATTTTCCATTGCGGAAATTTCTGAAATAGCCCAATGCAACCTGGTCAAGAATTTCGGGTTTCAGATATTGGTCGCTCGGTGCCCAGATGTCGAGTGGAGAAACGGACGCTGTGTTGGAAATCAAATGGATATACTGGCTCATCCGGTTATAACCCGCCTTAATGGATTGGTTGTCATTTATAGTATAGGAAACTGCCAAACGAGGTTCTAGATTTCCAAAACCAATAATCTTTTTGTTTTTATTGTAATGTGTTACACTGGTAGGCGTTCCTTCCTCATAAATTTGTAACTCGGGGTTGAAGATCACTGCCTGATCATTGGCATAATTATTTACATTCTGTTCTCCCAACCGTTGGAAATTGCTATACCGCAGTCCGTAATTCAACGATATTTTGTCCGTGAGTTTGTGATCGGCACTGATATACAATGCATTTTCCCAGGCATATTTTTTTTCGAGCTGGTCTGCATTGATCGGCGATTTAGCATCCATAGGTTTTATTGTACCGGGGTTGAATTGGTAGTAGATGGAGTTGATGCCATAATTCAAAACCAGTTTATCAGACAGGTTATGGCTGAAATTGTACTTCAGATTATAATTACGGATGTCCGATGTCCAGTCAATACCAACAAATTTTATCTTCAGGCCATAATCGTACTTACTGTAAATGACCGATGCATTAGAAAAAAGTTTCTCGGAAAAAGTATGATTCCAGCGAAGATTAAAGAATGAGTTTGAATAGTTGTTGCTGAAAAAATTACTGAAATCCATTTTGTCCTTACCGAAATATCCGGAAAGGAAGATCCTGTTATTGTCATTGATCTTGTAATTCAGTTTGGCATTCAAATCATAAAAGGAAACAGAATTGTCATTGTCCGCCAATTTCATAAGTAAATGAGCATAAGAAGTACGGCCGGCAACCACAAACGAACCTTTATCTTTTACAATAGGACCTTCTGCCAGTAATCTGCTTGAAACCGCTCCAATTCCACCCGTTATGTGATATTCTTTGTTATTCCCTTCTTTTTGATAAATATCCAGAACAGAGGAGGTGCGCCCACCGAAATTAGCAGGTATTCCACCTTTATACAATTTCAGATCTTTGATCACATCAGCATTAAAAACGGAGAAAAAGCCGAACAGGTGTGAAGTGTTATAAACAACGGCTTCATCTAACAATACCAGATTACCGTCAACCGAACCGCCCCTGACGTTAAAGCCTGTTGCTCCTTCCTGTGCAGTGGAGACTCCCGGAAGTTGCAGAATGGCTTTCAAAATATCCACCTCACCCATAACTGCCGGCATCTTTTTGACGGTGGCGATGGAGAGTTTATTCACACTCATTTCCGGTTTTTGGATGTTGCTTGCTGAGCTATTGGATTTTATCACTACTTCATCTAAAGTTTTACTTTTTTCAAGCATCGAAAAATCCTTCCTGCTATTTCCTGTCAAAATGATATGTTCCTCAATACTCTCAAAC
This DNA window, taken from Chitinophaga niabensis, encodes the following:
- a CDS encoding TonB-dependent receptor; translation: MRYKIIYTLLLITMSFGAYSQQKVTLSGTITMKTSTETIIGASVFIPEVKASAVTNAYGFYSITLPKGEYTIVISYIGFESIEEHIILTGNSRKDFSMLEKSKTLDEVVIKSNSSASNIQKPEMSVNKLSIATVKKMPAVMGEVDILKAILQLPGVSTAQEGATGFNVRGGSVDGNLVLLDEAVVYNTSHLFGFFSVFNADVIKDLKLYKGGIPANFGGRTSSVLDIYQKEGNNKEYHITGGIGAVSSRLLAEGPIVKDKGSFVVAGRTSYAHLLMKLADNDNSVSFYDLNAKLNYKINDNNRIFLSGYFGKDKMDFSNFFSNNYSNSFFNLRWNHTFSEKLFSNASVIYSKYDYGLKIKFVGIDWTSDIRNYNLKYNFSHNLSDKLVLNYGINSIYYQFNPGTIKPMDAKSPINADQLEKKYAWENALYISADHKLTDKISLNYGLRYSNFQRLGEQNVNNYANDQAVIFNPELQIYEEGTPTSVTHYNKNKKIIGFGNLEPRLAVSYTINDNQSIKAGYNRMSQYIHLISNTASVSPLDIWAPSDQYLKPEILDQVALGYFRNFRNGKYSLETEAFYKKTKNKADYIDGAELIAHKAIEQVLLNGEARAYGLELMLKKNTGKLTGWLSYTLSKAEQRTPGRNAEEPGINNGEWYRANYDKTHNLSLTAAYQLTKKWSFGGIFTYQTGKAATYPIGKYQYQGITVANYGERNINSLPAYHHLDLSATYIRKPDSKKRWKGEWVFSLYNVYNRSNAASMMFEQNRETGLSEAKRISIFSIIPGVTYNFKF